The Lactuca sativa cultivar Salinas chromosome 2, Lsat_Salinas_v11, whole genome shotgun sequence genome includes a window with the following:
- the LOC128132463 gene encoding uncharacterized protein LOC128132463 has translation MGDIVTSISKLESRGKLPSQTEKNPNVNVVTLRSGKQAGESSSKKKPREEEEEIEVIPVEVPIIKNDAQAGVPKKAAPLVTPIATQPPFPSRLSTSKKNMEEKEILDTFRKVEVNIPLLDAIKQIPRYAKFLKELCTNKRKLKGNEKILMNENASAVLQRKLPPKCKDPGMFTVPCKIGDVTFSSAMLDLGASINVMPYSVYESLNVGPLSETGVIISLADKSSVFPRGVLEDVLVQVNQLVFPADFYVIDLDEQVSSKSALILLGRPFLKTARTKIDVYAGSLTMEFDGETISFNIYDAMRYPSDVSSLYFVDVVEPITQELFELSNGDMLEMILSKGFDCGKLAEQLKLYSLDPEVEKLVSKMEMKKFARLDVKQIELPPTHTKLPPSLVQPPVIGIEGLTSTFEVCLLGKE, from the coding sequence atgggagatatagttacatccataagcaagttggaatcccgtggtaaactcccttctcaaaccgaaaagaacccaaatgtcaatgtggtgacattgagaagtggcaaacaagccggagaaagtagttcaaagaagaagccgagggaagaagaggaagagataGAAGTTATTCCCGTTGAAGTACCTATAATCAAGAATGATGCACAAGCCGGAGTTCCAAAGAAGGCTGCCCCTCTAGTAACACCAATAGCCACTCAACCACCGTTCCCCTCCCGACTTTCAACTTCAAAGAAGaatatggaggagaaagagattttGGACACCTTCCGAAAGGTGGAAGTAAACATCCCTCTACTTGACGCAATCAAGCAAATCCCGAGATATGCAAAGTTCTTGAAAGAACTTTGTaccaacaagaggaagttgaagggaaatgagaaaattttgatgaatgaaaacgcatccgcggttttacaaaggaaacttCCACCCAAATGCAAAGATCCCGGAATGTTCACGGTTCCTTGCAAGATTGGGGATGTCACTTTTAGCAGTGCTATGCTTGATCTTGGTGCTTCTATCAATGTCATGCCCTATTCGGTATATGAATCATTAAATGTCGGACCCTTAAGTGAAACCGGTGTCATAATCTCTCTTGCGGATAAATCGAGTGTCTTTCCTAGAGGTGTTTTAGAAGATGTCCTAGTGCAAGTGAACCAATTAGTCTTCCCggcggatttctatgtgattgatctAGATGAGCAAGTGTCCTCCAAATCGGCTCTAATCTTGCTTGGGAGACCGTTTTTGAAGACGGCTAGGACAAAGATCGATGTGTATGCGGGAAGTTTGACAATGGAGTTTGATGGCGAAAcaataagttttaatatttatgatgccatgagatatcctagtgacgtctcatctttgtactttgttgatgttgttgagccAATTACTCAAGAATTGTTTGAGTTGTCTAACGGTGATATGTTGGAAATGATCTTGAGCAAAGGATTCGATTGTGGGAAGCTAGCCGAACAATTAAAGCTTTATTCTTTGGATCCGGAAGTTGAGAAGTTGGTAAGTAAAATGGAGATGAAAAAATTCGCAAGATTAGATGTCAAGCAAATTGAATTGCCCCCAACTCACACAAAATTGCCGCCATCCCTTGTTCAACCACCCGTAATTGGAATTGAAGGTCTTACCTCAACATTTGAAGTATGCTTACTTGGGAAAGAATGA